One window of Thermoplasmatales archaeon genomic DNA carries:
- a CDS encoding nascent polypeptide-associated complex protein, with protein sequence MIPGGMNSKEVKRMMAQMGIKSTEMPDVKTVILKGTNKDYSITNAQVTMIEAQGVKTFQILGNFKEIAKTDTEKQVVGFPEEDVSLVMEQTSSSREKAIEALKKNDGEPARAILDLMQK encoded by the coding sequence ATGATACCTGGCGGAATGAACTCAAAAGAAGTAAAGAGAATGATGGCACAAATGGGCATTAAATCTACAGAAATGCCTGACGTAAAAACAGTCATTTTAAAGGGTACAAATAAGGACTACTCAATAACCAATGCTCAGGTTACTATGATAGAAGCGCAGGGTGTTAAGACCTTTCAGATACTCGGAAATTTTAAGGAGATAGCCAAAACAGATACCGAAAAACAAGTTGTAGGATTCCCGGAGGAGGATGTAAGTTTGGTTATGGAGCAGACGTCCTCGTCACGGGAAAAGGCAATAGAAGCACTCAAGAAAAACGACGGAGAACCTGCAAGAGCTATACTGGACCTAATGCAAAAATGA
- the cca gene encoding CCA tRNA nucleotidyltransferase, which yields MINREEILRRWKPDEAEKKKLHDISNDLIAKIKKILLREKIDAEPLVVGSVAKHTNVKGGDIDIFIVFSRSYSEKDIGKLGLKIGHEVLVDGREKYAEHPYVSGTIDGVKIDLVPCLRIEKNSKIISSVDRTPLHTQYVLENLAKNQADEVLLLKAFMKSVGVYGSEIKVSGFSGYICELLVIHLGTFENVIQMFATSRGRILIPEDVENEKKFLSPVVIIDPIDVNRNASAAVSLENLSKMKIESRLFLQDQSMKFFSGPLPVKPSQYRDRGAFMRIFRLQRPDLVDDIIYSQANRFQQQLTDLLSSKGFYPVSSELSVSAEFIDVAIETKLVDLPGTRVHMGPPVDDERAKDYIARWSNNNALRGPYVLGDRLAVDVSVEPRTLEETVRLELPRLNIGKHLNPLKKKLIIIDPSKTKARYEVLGKFYSRKILI from the coding sequence ATGATCAACAGAGAAGAAATTCTAAGGCGATGGAAGCCCGATGAAGCAGAGAAAAAGAAATTACATGATATTTCCAACGATTTGATAGCAAAAATTAAAAAGATACTTCTGAGAGAGAAGATCGATGCCGAACCGTTGGTCGTTGGTTCTGTTGCGAAGCATACAAATGTCAAGGGTGGAGATATAGATATTTTCATTGTATTCAGCAGGAGTTATTCCGAGAAAGACATCGGAAAACTGGGCCTGAAGATCGGACATGAGGTGCTTGTGGATGGAAGGGAAAAATATGCAGAGCATCCATACGTTTCTGGAACAATTGACGGGGTAAAAATTGACCTTGTGCCATGCCTGAGGATAGAGAAAAATTCAAAGATTATAAGTTCTGTAGACAGAACTCCTTTGCATACTCAGTATGTCCTGGAAAATTTAGCAAAAAATCAGGCGGATGAAGTCCTTCTCCTGAAGGCTTTCATGAAATCTGTGGGCGTCTATGGGTCTGAAATCAAGGTTTCCGGATTTTCAGGTTACATATGTGAACTTCTCGTCATTCATCTTGGTACATTTGAGAATGTGATCCAGATGTTTGCAACAAGCAGGGGAAGAATACTGATTCCAGAAGATGTGGAAAATGAGAAGAAGTTTTTGTCTCCTGTTGTGATAATAGATCCGATAGATGTTAACAGAAATGCATCTGCTGCTGTCAGCCTCGAAAACCTTTCGAAGATGAAGATAGAATCAAGATTATTTCTTCAAGATCAATCCATGAAATTTTTCAGTGGTCCCTTACCTGTTAAACCATCGCAGTACAGGGATCGGGGGGCATTCATGAGAATTTTCAGGCTCCAGAGACCAGATCTCGTAGATGACATAATATATAGCCAGGCAAATAGATTTCAGCAACAACTCACGGACCTTTTATCCTCGAAAGGCTTTTATCCGGTTTCATCAGAACTTTCTGTTTCCGCTGAATTTATAGATGTAGCAATTGAGACAAAACTTGTCGACCTTCCAGGAACAAGGGTACACATGGGCCCCCCGGTTGACGATGAGCGGGCCAAAGATTACATAGCACGATGGTCAAACAACAATGCGTTAAGAGGGCCATATGTCTTAGGAGATCGCCTTGCCGTGGATGTTTCAGTAGAACCGAGAACTCTGGAGGAAACAGTTAGGTTGGAACTGCCAAGGCTCAACATAGGCAAACATCTAAATCCACTGAAGAAAAAATTGATCATCATTGACCCGTCAAAGACAAAAGCCAGATATGAGGTACTGGGAAAATTTTACTCAAGAAAAATTTTGATTTGA
- a CDS encoding sulfite oxidase-like oxidoreductase, translating to MDQEEIHVPNPGQRYINDWIIYSALGEPEINKDKWGLELTGLVDKPRKYSYKEISSMPQLEYYSDFNCVTAWSIKKVKWSGPSLRKIIIDSEPKDDAGWVMFRCAEGYSTPVPIEYAMDEKSIIALKMNEQTLRVEQGFPARPFIPELYGWKSAKWLTQIELISDYEDGYWEQYGYHERGKVSESERYTSGLWRRVKKNAKKMMSF from the coding sequence ATGGATCAAGAAGAAATTCATGTTCCAAATCCTGGACAGAGGTACATAAACGATTGGATCATATATTCCGCCCTCGGTGAACCTGAGATAAACAAAGATAAATGGGGCCTGGAACTCACTGGACTTGTTGATAAGCCCAGAAAGTACTCTTATAAGGAAATTTCAAGCATGCCACAACTTGAATATTATAGCGACTTCAACTGTGTAACAGCATGGAGCATAAAGAAAGTAAAATGGTCCGGCCCGAGCCTGAGAAAAATCATCATTGATTCAGAGCCGAAGGATGATGCGGGATGGGTTATGTTCAGGTGTGCTGAAGGATACAGCACTCCCGTTCCGATAGAATATGCAATGGATGAAAAATCTATAATTGCGCTTAAGATGAATGAACAAACACTTAGAGTCGAACAGGGTTTCCCGGCAAGGCCTTTCATACCAGAACTGTATGGCTGGAAAAGCGCGAAATGGCTGACCCAAATTGAGCTGATAAGTGATTATGAAGATGGATACTGGGAGCAATACGGCTACCATGAAAGAGGCAAGGTGTCCGAGAGTGAAAGGTACACCAGTGGGTTATGGAGAAGAGTAAAAAAGAACGCCAAGAAGATGATGTCGTTCTGA
- a CDS encoding formate--tetrahydrofolate ligase, whose translation MESAQLKRIEDIARTIGLNDDEFEKYGNYMAKVSLSVLERVKNKKKGKLILVTAISPTKEGEGKTTTAIGLAQGFQKLGKKACIAIREPSLGPCFGIKGGATGGGLAKVEPSDRINLIFTSDFPSVSAAHNLLSSMINNHIYFNKEPRLDPRKVVFPRTVDMNDRSLRDIIIGSGGSETGVLMKDQFVITAASEIMAILGLSTSYKDLKERLSRILVGYTFDGSPVYASDLNAQGAMAALLRDALLPNLVQSTEGVPAFVHIGPFGNIAHGTSSIIADKMALGLTDYLITEAGFGSELGAEKFFDMVTRIGDLPIDGVVIVATIRALKLHSGMQEGKADPVEMLSKGSENLLKHVDIIRNFGVDPVVAINRFPSDTKEEIDTLESILKEKKIEWSLSEGFAKGGNGTVDLATKVIDKISAGNAPLNRTYAESDTVKDKIIKIAKQVYGATDVVFEKQATRDLRNLSLTGMDKAYVCMAKTQYSVTDDPAKLGWPKDFIVTVKKISVSSGAGFVVPMLGDIMTMPGLPKIPAAEKIDLTDDGEITGLS comes from the coding sequence ATGGAGTCTGCACAGTTAAAAAGGATCGAAGACATTGCACGCACAATTGGTCTTAATGATGACGAGTTTGAGAAATATGGAAATTATATGGCAAAGGTCTCGCTGAGCGTCCTTGAACGAGTGAAAAACAAGAAGAAGGGTAAATTAATCCTTGTCACTGCAATCAGCCCAACGAAGGAAGGCGAGGGTAAGACTACAACGGCTATAGGGCTAGCCCAGGGTTTCCAGAAATTAGGAAAGAAGGCGTGTATAGCTATCAGAGAGCCTTCTCTGGGCCCATGCTTCGGTATCAAAGGCGGCGCTACCGGTGGGGGATTGGCTAAGGTCGAACCAAGTGACAGAATAAACTTGATCTTCACTTCAGATTTTCCCTCGGTTTCTGCTGCACATAATCTTCTCTCATCAATGATTAACAACCACATCTACTTCAACAAGGAACCAAGACTAGATCCAAGGAAAGTCGTATTTCCAAGAACCGTGGATATGAACGATCGATCCCTCAGGGATATAATCATCGGATCAGGTGGTTCAGAAACTGGAGTACTCATGAAGGACCAGTTCGTTATCACAGCTGCTTCGGAGATAATGGCAATTCTTGGCCTTTCAACAAGCTACAAGGATCTGAAAGAGAGGCTATCGAGGATTCTAGTTGGATACACTTTCGACGGATCCCCTGTTTACGCATCGGATCTGAATGCCCAGGGTGCTATGGCTGCCCTTCTCAGGGACGCGCTGCTCCCCAATCTTGTTCAGTCTACTGAGGGTGTTCCAGCCTTTGTGCATATCGGGCCATTTGGCAATATAGCGCATGGGACATCCAGCATAATCGCCGACAAGATGGCACTTGGGCTCACAGATTACCTAATTACCGAAGCAGGCTTTGGCTCTGAGCTTGGCGCCGAGAAGTTTTTCGATATGGTGACTCGAATCGGGGATCTTCCGATCGATGGTGTCGTAATAGTTGCAACAATAAGAGCCTTGAAACTCCATTCTGGAATGCAGGAAGGTAAGGCCGATCCAGTTGAGATGCTTTCAAAAGGATCTGAGAATCTCTTGAAACATGTTGACATAATAAGGAATTTTGGTGTCGATCCGGTTGTGGCAATAAACAGGTTTCCCTCGGATACTAAGGAAGAGATCGATACGCTTGAAAGCATACTCAAAGAAAAAAAGATTGAATGGTCTTTATCAGAAGGGTTTGCCAAAGGGGGTAACGGAACAGTGGATCTTGCTACAAAGGTTATAGACAAAATTTCTGCCGGAAACGCTCCATTGAACAGAACTTACGCGGAGAGCGATACCGTAAAGGATAAGATCATCAAGATTGCAAAACAGGTGTACGGTGCAACCGATGTGGTATTTGAAAAACAGGCGACAAGAGACCTGCGTAATTTATCCCTCACAGGGATGGACAAAGCTTACGTCTGCATGGCAAAAACCCAGTACTCCGTAACGGACGATCCAGCCAAGCTTGGATGGCCGAAAGATTTTATCGTCACAGTGAAGAAAATCTCGGTTTCTTCTGGTGCAGGATTCGTTGTTCCAATGCTGGGCGATATAATGACTATGCCAGGGCTTCCAAAAATTCCTGCAGCAGAAAAAATAGATCTAACAGATGATGGCGAGATCACGGGTCTGTCTTAG
- a CDS encoding FAD-dependent oxidoreductase, whose protein sequence is MSSRIRFEEAGRIGDLAIRNRIVMAPMISNLANPDGSTNETHISYLRERAIGGTGLIITEYTYVDNVNSKGSRNELGIYSTDFIPKLRRLTEIVHNEGSKIFIQLVHAGGKALEYSEKSMAPSSVNYQGKVPREMKTDDIERVTSAFARAAKTAERANFDGIELHGAHGYLLQEFISPSLNRRTDKYGGDFDNRIRFPQEVIDAVKSEIKIPVGIRLSLYEDDPDGYGPEYGLRVAESLKGIDYVHFSAGRFAAPGSSASFYSPKAHIYSRLPRKPRVTSIVVGSVTSLEDVNAVLERSDFVSVGRGLLADPHFVKRLSNGKDIRPCIRCNQACRDLSFGEVRCTVNVDLGFERMPYFMGSLKGEISIIGGGVKGIEAAITAARAGLKVALYEQRERIGGQILDIYDPFKKKEFHVLLNYYENVLKNLGIEMHINERYTGKGLYCLPDVSYGHIPGNSEITINSNIYQHHDEALSIAKSSNVKMTRASLSSLDRARAAGFELYATSIGIRLIDSKKGDINIIEKDQYDIRKAIISGRRIVMEELRMNSPDYL, encoded by the coding sequence ATGAGTTCAAGAATACGTTTCGAAGAAGCTGGCCGTATAGGGGATCTAGCAATTAGGAATAGGATTGTTATGGCCCCGATGATCTCCAATCTTGCCAACCCAGATGGATCTACGAACGAGACACACATTTCATATTTGCGGGAAAGAGCCATCGGTGGGACCGGTCTAATAATCACAGAGTACACTTACGTCGACAATGTAAATTCAAAGGGATCGCGCAATGAGCTCGGTATATATTCAACAGATTTCATTCCAAAACTGAGGAGACTTACAGAGATTGTTCACAATGAAGGTTCTAAGATTTTCATACAGCTCGTCCATGCGGGTGGCAAGGCTTTAGAATATTCTGAAAAATCTATGGCACCGAGTAGCGTAAACTACCAGGGCAAAGTGCCGAGAGAAATGAAGACAGACGATATTGAACGTGTGACATCGGCGTTTGCACGGGCTGCAAAAACAGCTGAAAGGGCGAACTTTGATGGCATTGAACTTCACGGTGCCCATGGCTATCTTCTTCAAGAATTCATTTCTCCGTCCCTGAACAGGAGAACCGATAAATACGGTGGTGATTTTGACAACAGGATAAGGTTCCCCCAGGAAGTAATAGATGCAGTCAAGTCTGAAATAAAGATTCCTGTAGGGATAAGACTTAGCCTATATGAAGACGATCCGGATGGGTACGGCCCTGAATATGGCCTGAGGGTTGCGGAATCCCTGAAAGGAATAGATTATGTGCATTTTTCGGCTGGTAGGTTCGCAGCTCCTGGATCTTCTGCATCCTTTTATAGCCCTAAGGCACATATATATTCAAGGCTGCCCAGGAAACCGCGGGTGACTTCCATTGTAGTTGGTTCTGTGACTTCACTGGAAGATGTTAACGCAGTGCTAGAACGCTCTGATTTTGTATCTGTAGGAAGGGGCCTTTTGGCCGACCCCCACTTTGTTAAAAGATTGAGCAATGGTAAAGACATAAGGCCATGTATCAGGTGTAACCAGGCATGCAGAGATCTTTCCTTTGGTGAGGTGAGGTGTACAGTGAACGTAGACCTTGGCTTTGAAAGGATGCCATATTTTATGGGCAGTCTCAAAGGAGAAATATCCATAATCGGAGGAGGTGTCAAAGGCATCGAAGCAGCGATAACTGCTGCAAGGGCAGGCCTAAAAGTAGCACTATATGAGCAGAGAGAAAGGATTGGTGGACAGATACTAGATATTTACGATCCGTTCAAGAAGAAAGAATTCCACGTCCTTCTTAACTATTATGAAAATGTTCTTAAAAATCTTGGAATTGAAATGCACATTAATGAGCGATATACAGGGAAAGGCCTTTACTGCCTACCAGATGTGTCATATGGGCATATTCCTGGGAATTCGGAAATAACAATAAATTCGAATATTTATCAGCACCATGATGAGGCGCTTAGCATTGCCAAAAGTTCAAATGTGAAGATGACAAGGGCGAGTCTCTCATCGCTGGATAGGGCGAGGGCCGCTGGTTTTGAGCTCTATGCAACTTCTATCGGGATAAGGCTTATCGACTCAAAAAAAGGAGACATAAACATAATCGAAAAAGATCAATATGATATAAGGAAGGCAATAATATCCGGAAGGAGGATCGTCATGGAAGAGCTCAGGATGAATTCTCCTGATTATCTCTAG
- a CDS encoding RNA 2'-phosphotransferase yields MNDELRICSKDGPFRGKICPVCGEHGKLLIREEEVEGIGRVLAGMLRHFPDNYGIKLNEHGWAKIYTVIPVIRAQRRNYWWVTPTHIKYIVDTDPKQRYQINSKDEIRAAYGHTIPVNMDDLPTDDVPDILYYQTTEDELPFIMESGISPSDKTWVHLSLAQRQAYVSGMFHVSDPIVVEIDVKGLRESGQFVYKATNEVFLTSGIPPEFIKDKLTEKFELTDEEKSELQQVRERAERRARRMSRDNQENSS; encoded by the coding sequence ATGAATGATGAATTACGTATATGCAGCAAGGACGGGCCATTCAGGGGAAAGATATGTCCTGTTTGTGGTGAGCATGGGAAACTTCTGATAAGAGAAGAGGAAGTTGAAGGCATAGGTCGAGTACTCGCTGGAATGCTCAGACACTTTCCAGATAATTATGGAATAAAGCTGAATGAGCACGGGTGGGCAAAAATCTACACCGTTATCCCGGTTATAAGGGCGCAGAGGAGAAACTACTGGTGGGTCACTCCAACCCACATAAAGTACATAGTGGATACCGATCCAAAGCAGAGATACCAGATTAATTCAAAGGATGAGATAAGGGCAGCCTACGGACACACGATCCCGGTTAACATGGATGATCTTCCGACGGATGACGTACCTGATATTCTTTATTACCAGACCACTGAAGATGAATTGCCATTTATCATGGAATCAGGTATCTCACCATCAGACAAGACATGGGTACATCTGTCCCTTGCTCAAAGGCAGGCGTATGTTTCAGGGATGTTCCATGTCTCAGATCCTATTGTCGTAGAGATTGACGTGAAGGGACTCAGAGAATCTGGACAGTTTGTCTACAAAGCGACGAATGAAGTTTTTTTGACTTCAGGAATCCCGCCGGAATTCATAAAGGATAAACTTACAGAAAAGTTTGAGCTTACGGATGAAGAAAAATCCGAATTGCAGCAAGTAAGAGAACGAGCTGAACGGAGAGCCAGAAGAATGTCTAGAGATAATCAGGAGAATTCATCCTGA
- the prs gene encoding ribose-phosphate diphosphokinase, whose protein sequence is MLVIGADSSPSLSLRISEQLNCRFTEPAVDKFPDEEFHLRIDENLKDETVIVVGHTRTFEEYFKLLFSLDAAKENGAEKVIAVIPYFSYARQHKIYKSGEAISSKVMVRTIAEFSDYMATVEIHDEESIGFTNKAFKNIKVIPAMSDYFSREKWDYVISPDDGSLDRAKDYAKLLNCDFSFFNKKRIDANTVEMEPPALDFNNKSVLLVDDIISTGGTIIKAVGLLRSMGASKIKVSGTHGVFAHSSSERISSLVDDLAVSDTLATPFSRISVAKPISDEIREWL, encoded by the coding sequence ATGCTTGTTATTGGAGCGGATTCCTCGCCTTCACTTTCATTACGCATATCTGAGCAGTTGAATTGCCGTTTTACTGAGCCTGCTGTAGATAAGTTTCCGGACGAAGAATTCCATCTCAGGATAGATGAAAATCTGAAGGATGAGACCGTTATTGTAGTTGGCCATACCAGAACATTTGAAGAGTACTTTAAGCTGTTATTTTCACTTGACGCTGCAAAAGAAAATGGGGCAGAAAAAGTCATAGCTGTTATCCCTTATTTTTCTTATGCACGCCAGCATAAGATATACAAGTCTGGAGAAGCCATATCCTCAAAGGTAATGGTACGTACCATTGCTGAATTCAGTGACTATATGGCTACAGTAGAAATTCACGATGAAGAGAGCATTGGTTTCACTAATAAGGCGTTTAAAAACATAAAAGTCATCCCGGCTATGAGTGATTATTTTTCCAGGGAAAAGTGGGACTACGTCATTTCGCCAGATGACGGAAGCCTGGATAGAGCGAAGGATTACGCCAAATTGCTAAATTGTGATTTTTCTTTCTTCAACAAAAAAAGAATAGACGCAAACACTGTTGAAATGGAACCACCAGCACTGGATTTTAACAATAAATCTGTACTTCTGGTTGATGACATTATCTCTACAGGTGGAACAATCATCAAGGCGGTGGGGTTGCTGAGATCAATGGGTGCATCGAAGATTAAAGTATCCGGCACACATGGTGTTTTCGCCCACTCCTCTAGTGAAAGGATAAGTTCACTTGTAGATGATCTGGCGGTTTCTGATACGCTAGCCACACCGTTTAGCAGAATTTCTGTTGCGAAACCTATCTCTGATGAGATCAGGGAATGGCTTTAG
- a CDS encoding branched-chain amino acid transaminase: MSKKIWYQGEIKNYEDVKVTLLTHTLQYGSGIFEGIRAYKTDKGTAIFRLKDHIERFLNSAKILRINIGFTVAELMDATVEVVKENGFESCYIRPFAFHESDGIGVKPKTDDIRVAIIAVPFGKYLGDKSVNGIRAKISSWKRINSDVMSVQAKATGNYLNSVLASSEAMDGGYDEAILTSHSGYLAEGPGENIMLVKNGRVITPGIESDILLGITRYSIIDLCESLGIPLVERHVHKDELFTADEVFFCGTAAEITPIVNVDNIVIGNGKVGPITSKLMQEYANVTAGKNKKFDKWLTYVK, from the coding sequence ATGTCAAAAAAGATCTGGTACCAGGGTGAGATTAAAAATTATGAAGACGTGAAAGTGACCCTACTGACGCACACTTTGCAGTACGGCAGTGGAATATTCGAAGGCATTAGGGCCTATAAAACTGATAAAGGAACAGCAATATTTAGGTTGAAGGATCATATAGAAAGATTCTTGAATTCTGCAAAGATATTGCGAATAAATATTGGTTTTACCGTCGCCGAGCTCATGGATGCAACAGTTGAAGTCGTTAAAGAGAATGGTTTTGAATCTTGTTACATCAGACCTTTTGCCTTCCATGAAAGTGATGGAATCGGTGTCAAACCGAAAACCGATGACATACGCGTCGCAATTATTGCGGTTCCCTTCGGGAAGTACCTTGGTGACAAATCCGTTAACGGTATCAGAGCGAAGATATCTTCGTGGAAGAGGATAAATTCAGATGTTATGTCTGTTCAGGCAAAGGCAACGGGCAACTATTTGAATTCTGTTTTGGCGAGTTCAGAAGCTATGGATGGGGGCTACGATGAGGCAATTTTGACATCTCACAGCGGTTACCTCGCAGAAGGTCCCGGAGAGAACATAATGCTAGTCAAAAACGGAAGAGTAATCACGCCTGGAATCGAGTCAGATATACTGCTTGGTATCACTAGGTATTCTATCATCGACCTTTGCGAAAGCCTTGGAATACCTCTGGTAGAAAGGCATGTACATAAAGATGAGCTTTTCACTGCAGATGAAGTTTTCTTCTGCGGAACCGCTGCAGAAATTACGCCCATAGTCAATGTCGATAATATCGTGATAGGCAACGGCAAAGTTGGGCCCATCACCTCAAAGCTCATGCAGGAATACGCAAACGTGACCGCCGGAAAAAATAAGAAATTTGATAAGTGGCTCACTTATGTTAAATAG
- a CDS encoding LD-carboxypeptidase yields the protein MKPSKLKNGANIRIIAPASAPSLRSLTIGVSKLTDLGYRVTLGDNIRKTKQIGYLSASDQDRANELNRAFADDSVDAVFCARGGYGSLRILPLIDFDIIKDHPKIFVGYSDITALHMAIGKKTDLITFHGPMPGVDFEQKIPKTIDEMFKLLRGETLDLTPQISRILGTVVEGETSGISAGTNFSLVTSLFGTEFQLIPNRRILFLEDVATSILDIDRYMAELLLSKTLYQLKGMVFGDFVEIPREDWPVPSLKEVIYNYVNKMKKPIIYGMPFGHGEDQMTIPLNAEIRISTEDSNLVLLEDVVD from the coding sequence ATGAAACCATCGAAACTTAAAAACGGAGCAAACATAAGAATAATAGCACCTGCGAGTGCTCCTAGTCTCAGGAGCTTAACAATAGGGGTTTCAAAGCTTACGGATCTCGGATACCGAGTAACGTTGGGGGATAACATACGTAAGACAAAACAGATAGGATATCTGTCAGCATCGGATCAAGACCGGGCAAATGAGCTAAATAGAGCTTTTGCCGATGATAGTGTCGATGCTGTATTTTGCGCCAGAGGTGGTTACGGATCATTGAGGATACTTCCGCTGATAGATTTTGATATCATAAAGGATCATCCGAAGATTTTTGTTGGATACAGTGACATCACAGCTCTACACATGGCAATAGGAAAGAAAACGGATCTTATTACGTTCCATGGTCCAATGCCTGGAGTTGATTTTGAGCAAAAGATTCCGAAGACTATCGATGAGATGTTTAAACTTCTTCGCGGTGAAACGCTGGACCTCACACCGCAAATATCCAGAATTCTAGGTACAGTTGTTGAAGGGGAAACGAGTGGTATAAGCGCAGGAACCAATTTCTCCCTTGTGACTTCACTCTTTGGAACTGAGTTTCAACTCATACCGAACAGGAGGATTTTATTTCTAGAAGATGTCGCCACAAGCATACTTGATATAGATCGTTATATGGCTGAGCTCTTGCTTTCCAAGACACTCTACCAGCTCAAGGGCATGGTATTCGGGGACTTTGTGGAGATACCTCGTGAAGACTGGCCTGTACCTTCACTCAAAGAGGTAATTTACAACTACGTTAACAAAATGAAAAAACCGATAATTTACGGTATGCCGTTCGGCCATGGTGAAGATCAAATGACCATCCCGTTGAATGCTGAGATACGTATTTCTACAGAGGACAGCAATCTAGTACTTTTGGAGGACGTGGTTGATTAA